Genomic window (Arcobacter aquimarinus):
AACTTTTTACATCCAACTTTTTATAAAAAATTATTCTTTCAATAAAAAACCAAAATGAGATAAAACTCATAAAAAGTAAAAGAGCAATAACTCCATAATCTATAAGATTTTTTAGAACTTCAATATCCATTTATTATTCCTTAATTTTTATTTGATGAGATGAATGATTATGAGCATTTTTATTTACACCATAAGTTTTAAATACATAGCCTGTATAAAAATTTAGAAACATATAAAAAATAATTACAATACTTACAAAAGGATAAGCAATAATTTTTAGAAATCTTTTTGTTTCAATCAATTTTAATCTATAATACATCAAAACAAAAGCCCAAATATAAGCAATATGTGTAAATATTTTAAAGATAAATAACCAAGATTCACCTCTATTTGCCAATGGTTTCATAGTTTCAAATCCTAGAAAAAATGCTTGATTAACTCCATTTATAATATTCGAAGCATAATTAGTGAAGAAAAACTGCAAAATATGAGATAAACCACCAATTATAAAAAGAGGAGTTAGTGCATAACCTAAAGTATAAAAAGTTTTTTCATATTCTACTTTCATTATTTTAGAACCTATAAACATTCCAATAATATTTAAACCTAGCACAAAGAAAATAGAAAAAAATAAAACTGAGAAGCCATCTATACTTATGAAATCACTATTTATAAATGATTTTAAATAAACTGAAATTTTATTCCATATAAATTCATCTGCTATTGCTGTTCTATTTAAAGAGTGTTTAAATGTCATTGCAAATGATAAAATAGAAGTTAAAATCAATATTGTCCATACTTCCACTTTTTGAGTTTTAAACTTCTCAAATAAAGTTGAAGAAGGTTTTTTTAAGTTAAAAGCTACATTTTCACAAGATAAGGCACAATCCATACATAAAGTACAATCTTCCATAGAGTTCTTTTTAACAAAAGTAAAAGGTTTTAGATTATAACTACAAGCCTTTGAACAATCAAAGGTTTTACAAGTTCCACAACCATCTGTATAAGTTTCAAGTTTTGTAAAACTAACTTTAGAAAATGCTTTTGTTACAGTTCCCAATGGGCAAATATATTTACAATATGCCATCTCATCATATAAATAATAAATTACAAAAGATAATAAAGTCAAAACAGCAAAAAATAAAGCTGTATTATAAGGAATTGAATAAGTTCCTGGAAATAAAAATACAATCATCCAATATCCAATAAGGATAACTCCTAAACCAATAAAAGGGTTTGCTAAAGCTTTTGGAATTTTTCTTTTAAGTCCAATTTTTGTAATAAATTTACCTATGAATCCATGGGGACAAATACCACAAAATACCCTACCTAATGTACTTAAAGATAAAACCATAAAAAATGACCAAAAAAGACTCCAAAATAGTGCTGTTGTAAATAGATTTTGCTCTTTTGTAGGATATAAAAAACCTAAAAAAATTGCATAAAAAAATAAAAAACTGATAGTTAATCTAAGTAAAAATAGAAACATCTTGTTTTTAAATAAAAAATTAAACAAAGCAAAAGAAAATAAATCTCTTCTACTTTTTTGTATTATATTTTTCATTTTAAAATCCTATTAAAATGATATATTCATACCAGTATAATAAAATCTCTCACCAGGATCATTTGGAGTTCCTCTTGATGTCATATTATAAGGCATTTGTCTATTTTGAATATTATCAATTCCAATAAACCACTCTAACGTTTTTGTAAATTCATAGTTTAATTTTAAATCAGCAACAGTATAATCACTATTTACATTTACTCTATTTTCATCTGTTCCATAATAGTTGTTATATCTTTTTATATTTATATAAACTCCTAAGTCATTTATTTCATAAGATAAATTCATTTTTAAAGCTGTTTTTGCACTTCCTGTTAATCTATCATTTGTAGTTTCATCTTTTGTATCTAAATATTCATATCCAAGATTTATTCCAAAACCATTTTCAAAAAGATATTTTGATGAAATCTCTGTACCATTTATTTGTGCTTTATCTATATTTTTATATGAAGTGTAACTTGTTCTTGTTCTTGGATTATAACTTTTAGTATAAGAATTTATTAAATTATCTAGTTTTGTTCTATGATGGATAATCTCAAAATCAAAACCATTTTTATTATAATTTATTGCAAATTCATAAGTTTTTGATTCTTCTGGTTTTAAGTTCTCATTACCTGAAATATCATAAGTAATAGGTCCTGATGATCTTGTAAAATGACTATACATATTTGTAAAACTAGGAGCTTTAAACGCTTCTCCATAACTTGTTCTAAAATTAAAATCTGAGAATTTATACATAATAGAAGCTTTTGGATTTAAAGTATCTCCAAAATCGCTGAAATCATCATATCTTAATCCAAAATTTGTGATTAAAGATTGAGTTAAATAGTATTCATTTTGAAATAAAAGATTTATATTATCCCTTGAAGCTTTTTTTGAATACATAGAAACATCAATTTTTTCATTTTTAAATCCTGCACCTAAAATATTAGTCATTTTATCACTTGTATAATGTCTAAAATAGTTATTAAATTCTAATTGTTTAAAATCAGTTTTTTCAGAACCACTACCTCTATTAACATCTGTATCACTATATCCGTAAGCTAAATTAGAATCAAAAATAAAGTCTTCGTTTATATGGTTATATTGAGTTGTAAATTGATATCTATTCTCTTTTTCGTATGTTTTTATTCTTGCATAATTTAAACCTTCATCAT
Coding sequences:
- a CDS encoding TonB-dependent receptor plug domain-containing protein, with translation MKLQKLSFYLSTFLISTQFYANDMVNLETIKVTTTSLGEEKNIEDVQASIEVIDKSFIENSNARSVPQLLNNALGVDVNDTGSTSSISIRGFSGAHTLILVDGLRRTGKYGNSDLTSVQLEDIERIEIVRGPMSALYGADGMAGVINVITNKNPKKDYLKLTLLGGVAQNGQRDTYITKLNGATIGKNITHNYSVELREKDEYRFDKSSVATDLKDESKQFLSYANGINLSDNDRLNTRIEYSRQDDEGLNYARIKTYEKENRYQFTTQYNHINEDFIFDSNLAYGYSDTDVNRGSGSEKTDFKQLEFNNYFRHYTSDKMTNILGAGFKNEKIDVSMYSKKASRDNINLLFQNEYYLTQSLITNFGLRYDDFSDFGDTLNPKASIMYKFSDFNFRTSYGEAFKAPSFTNMYSHFTRSSGPITYDISGNENLKPEESKTYEFAINYNKNGFDFEIIHHRTKLDNLINSYTKSYNPRTRTSYTSYKNIDKAQINGTEISSKYLFENGFGINLGYEYLDTKDETTNDRLTGSAKTALKMNLSYEINDLGVYINIKRYNNYYGTDENRVNVNSDYTVADLKLNYEFTKTLEWFIGIDNIQNRQMPYNMTSRGTPNDPGERFYYTGMNISF
- a CDS encoding 4Fe-4S binding protein; amino-acid sequence: MKNIIQKSRRDLFSFALFNFLFKNKMFLFLLRLTISFLFFYAIFLGFLYPTKEQNLFTTALFWSLFWSFFMVLSLSTLGRVFCGICPHGFIGKFITKIGLKRKIPKALANPFIGLGVILIGYWMIVFLFPGTYSIPYNTALFFAVLTLLSFVIYYLYDEMAYCKYICPLGTVTKAFSKVSFTKLETYTDGCGTCKTFDCSKACSYNLKPFTFVKKNSMEDCTLCMDCALSCENVAFNLKKPSSTLFEKFKTQKVEVWTILILTSILSFAMTFKHSLNRTAIADEFIWNKISVYLKSFINSDFISIDGFSVLFFSIFFVLGLNIIGMFIGSKIMKVEYEKTFYTLGYALTPLFIIGGLSHILQFFFTNYASNIINGVNQAFFLGFETMKPLANRGESWLFIFKIFTHIAYIWAFVLMYYRLKLIETKRFLKIIAYPFVSIVIIFYMFLNFYTGYVFKTYGVNKNAHNHSSHQIKIKE